A section of the Subtercola frigoramans genome encodes:
- a CDS encoding DUF2127 domain-containing protein: MTEETSTPTGEVAVAGRRARLLELVYRVGIIIKGIDGLIELVAGLLLWVAPGLLRAALAPLVRTDSDDETLRLFIAQYAGRLDATLAAGASAFVIVFLLTHGVVKLVLVYCLLKEYRWVYPYALAVLGLFAAYQIYTVIQKPSLGLIVLALLDIVIIWLVWREWRTLTRAARLSAA; the protein is encoded by the coding sequence ATGACCGAAGAAACGAGCACTCCCACGGGTGAGGTTGCTGTGGCGGGCCGGCGAGCGCGACTCCTCGAGCTGGTCTACCGCGTCGGCATCATCATCAAAGGCATCGACGGGCTCATCGAGCTCGTGGCCGGGCTCCTTCTCTGGGTGGCGCCCGGTCTTCTCCGCGCCGCGCTTGCACCACTGGTACGCACCGACTCCGACGACGAGACCCTTCGGCTGTTCATTGCCCAGTACGCCGGCCGCCTCGACGCAACGCTTGCCGCTGGCGCGAGCGCGTTCGTGATCGTGTTCCTGCTCACCCATGGGGTCGTCAAACTCGTGCTCGTCTACTGCCTGCTCAAGGAATACCGGTGGGTCTACCCGTATGCGCTGGCCGTGCTCGGGCTTTTCGCCGCTTACCAGATCTATACGGTCATCCAGAAGCCAAGCCTGGGCCTGATCGTTCTCGCCCTACTCGACATCGTCATCATCTGGCTCGTCTGGCGAGAATGGCGAACCCTTACACGGGCCGCACGCCTCAGTGCCGCGTGA